In the Rhizobium sp. SSA_523 genome, AATGTCGGCCGACAAATGCAATTTCGCGGCGCAGGAATCCACCTGCTCGCGGTCTTCCGGGCGGGCCTGCAGGGTCAGCCGCAGCCGCGCCCGCGCCTCCTCCGGCAGGAGCGCCACGGCTGTGGGAACCGTGCGGGCGAAAAATTGCGCGCCCTGGCTGCCGCCGAAAACCACCAGACGGAAGGACTCGCCATCCCGCGAGGCCTGATAGGGAGTGGCGGCCGCAGCCAGCACGGCCGGACGAACCGGATTGCCGGTCATAATCGTCTTGGCGGCATGCGGACCACTGTCATCCGCCAGAAAGCCTCCGGCAATCGCCTGGACGCGTGAGGCGAGCGCCCGATTGGCGCGGCCCATCACGGCATTCTGCTCGTGGATCATGCTCGGCACGCCGAGACCCGTTGCCGCGAGCAGAGGCGGCACGGTGGGATAGCCGCCGAAGCCGATGACCGCCTGCGGCTTCAGCCTTGCGATCAGCCGGCGGGCGGCGCGCATGCCGGTCCAGAGCGTCCACAGGGAGCGCGCCACGGCCACCGGGTTCTTCGACCCGAAGGTGGCCGACGGCACGATATGCACCTCATCGGCCGGGAAACCGCCGGCGAAACGCTCGGCGCGCTTGTCGGTGATGAGATGGACGGCATAGCCGCGCCGGCGCAATTCGTGACCGAGCGCTTCTGCCGGAAAAAGATGGCCGCCGGTTCCCCCGGCGGCGAGCATGATCAACCCTGTGCTCATGACGAGATTACTCCGCGGGAATGCCGTGCGAGATGCGGAAGAGGCTGCGCTCCTGGGCGCGTTTCTCGGGTCTGTGGCGGGTGAGCGCCAGGATGAAACCGGCGGTGATGCAGATCGCGATCATCGAGGAGCCACCATAGGAAATCAGCGGCAGCGTCATGCCCTTGGCGGGCATCAGTTCGAGATTGACGCCGATATTGATCATCGACTGGATGCCGATCTGCAGGACCAGGCCCGCGACGGCAAACCGGTTGAAATCATTGCGTTCCCGATAGGCAAGGCTGAGGCCGCGGATGACGATGAAGGCGAAGATGGCTACCAGGGTCATGCAGAAGATGATGCCGAACTCTTCGGCTGCCACCGAGAAGATGAAATCGGTATGGCTGTCCGGCAGGATGCGCTTGACCACGCCCTCGCCGGGACCCTGGCCGAACCAGCTGCCGCGGATGATGGCTTCACGCGCCGTATCCACCTGGAACGTATCGCCCTCGCCGGTCATGAAACGGTCGATACGGCCCGCCACGTGCGGGAAGACGTAGTAGGCCGAGACGAGCCCGCCGGCGCCGAGGCCGCCAAGCAGGATGATCCACAGCCAAGGCATGCCGGCCATGAAGAACATCGAGCCCCAGACCGCGCTGGTCAGGATCGTCTGGCCGAGATCCGGCTGCGCCACCAGCAGTGCGCCGACAATGCCGAACAGGATGATGGCGAACAGATTGCCGGGGATCTCCGGCTGGCGCGCGTGTTCGGCAAACAGCCAGGCGCAGACGACGACAAAGGCCGGCTTCATGAACTCCGAAGGCTGCAGGCCGAAGCTGCCGATATTGAACCAGCGGCGGGAGCCCTTGATTTCCACCCCGAAGAACAGGGCGAGCACCATCATCACGATCGACGCGACCAGAATGATCACTGCGGCGCGGCGCACCTGGCGCGGGCTGAGGAAGGACAGGCCGATCATCACAAGCAGCGACGGCAGGAGGAAGATTGCGTGCTTTTCCACGAAGTAGAAGCTCGACAGGCCGATGCGTTCGGCCACCGGCGGCGATGCCGCGAAGGAGAGCATGAAGCCGAGCCCCATCAGCAGGACGAAGGTCGCCAGGAAGAAGCGATCGATCGTCCAGAACCAATCCGCCAGCGCTCCGCGGTCCGCCCGACTTACCATGTCATATCCCCTGTTCCGGTGCCACGAGCATCGCGACCCCCTGAAGTTCTGCCACGCGCGAAACGAAGGCTTCGCCACGGACCTCGAAATTGCGGAATTGATCGAAGCTTGCACAGGCCGGCGATAACATCACCACAACGTCCTCTCCAGCGGCCTGAGCATCGGCGCTGGCGTGAGCCACGGCCTTGTCAAGCGTGCCGGAAATTTCGAAGGCGACACTCTCGCCAAGCGTTGCGGCAAATTCAGGCGCCGCTTCTCCGATCAAATACGCCTTGACGATACGCGGGAAGAGTGGCGCGAGGCTTGCGATGCCGCCGGCCTTCGGCAATCCGCCGGCAATCCAGTAGATCCTGTCATAGCTGGACAGCGCCGGCGCCGCCGCATCGGCATTGGTCGCCTTGGAATCATTGATGAAGGTCACGCGGCCGAGCCGGCCGACAGGCTGCATGCGATGTTTCAGGCCGGGGAAGCTTGCAAGGCCGCTGCGGATGTCTTCCGCCGTCAGACCGACCGCAAGGCAGGCCGCGATGGCGGCCGCCGCGTTCTGCGCATTGTGCCCGCCCTTCAGCGTATCGATGCCCGCCAGGTCGGCGATCTGGGTTGCCGCGCCCTGCTCCGCCATCATGATCCGGGCGCCTTCAGCGTAAAATCCGTCAGCCACCACATTGCGCCGCGAGATGCGCTTGACACGCACCCCGGCCCGCTCGATGCGGTCGGCAATCAGGGTGCAATAGCTATCGTCCACGCCGACGATGGCAATGCCGGCGCCCGCCACCAGACGTTCCTTCACATCCGCGTAATGCTGCATGGTGCCGTGCCGGTCGAGGTGATCCGGCGTCAGGTTGAGGAGGATGCCGGCGCTGGGATTGATCGTCGGGGCAAGGTCGATCTGGTAGGATGAACATTCCACCACGTAAAAACGCTCTGGCGCCGGCGGATCGAGCGTCAGCACCGCGGTGCCGATATTGCCTCCGAGCTGCGTATCGCGGCCGCTGGCCTTCAGGATATGGGCAATCAGCGCGGTCGTCGTCGACTTGCCATTGGTCCCGGTAATGGCGATGAAGGGGCAATCGGGCGCATGGGCGCGCCGCTCGCGCACGAAAAGCTCCACGTCGCCGATGATGTCGACCCCGTGGGCGCGGGCCAGATCGGCGCTCCAATGCGGCTTCGGATGCGTGAGCGGAACCCCCGGCGACAGGACAAAGGCGGCCTGGGCCGGCCAGTCGATCTCACGCAGGTCGCGGGTGGGAATATCCGCAAGGCGGGCTTTTTCGACGCTGTCGGGATTGTCGTCCCAGGCGGTGACCTCCGCGCCGCCGGCGACCAGAGCCCGGGCCGTGGCCAGGCCAGAGCCGCCGAGCCCGAAAAGTGCGACCTTCCTGCCCGAAAATGTGGTGACCGGGATCATCGTATCACCGCAGCTTCAGCGTCGAGAGGCCGAGCATGGCCAGACCGACCGCAATGATCCAGAAACGGATGACGACCTGGCTTTCGGTCCAGCCGAGTTTTTCGAAGTGATGATGGATCGGCGCCATCAGGAAGACGCGTCGGCCGGTAAGCTTAAAGAAGCCCACCTGGATGATGACCGACAGGGTTTCCATGACGAAAAGTCCGCCGATGATGGCCATGACGATTTCATGCTTGGTGGCGACCGCGACGGAGCCGATCAGGCCGCCGAGCGCCAGCGATCCCGTATCCCCCATGAAGATGGCGGCAGGCGGCGCATTGAACCACAGGAAGCCGAGACCCGCACCGATGACGGCCCCGAGAATGACCGCGAGTTCGCCGGTGCCGGGCACAAAGTTGATCTGCAGATAGCCGGCAAAGACCGCATTGCCGGAAAGATAGGCGATGACGCCGAAGGAGACGGCGGCGATCATCACCGGCACGATGGCGAGCCCGTCAAGGCCATCCGTCAGGTTGACCGCATTGCCGGCCGCGACGATCACGAAGCCGCCGAAGAGAACGAAGAAGATCCCCAGATTGAGCAGCAGGTCCTTGAAGAAGGGAAAGGCGACCGATGTGCCGAGCGCCGAACCGGGCGGACTATTGGCCACCGAAACGCGCATCATGAAATAGACCGCGATTGCGGCGATGACGAATTCGATGCCCAGACGCGCCTTGCCGGAAAAGCCCTTCTCCGTCTGCTTCGTCACCTTCAGATAGTCGTCGTAGAAGCCGATGGCGCCGAAGCCGAGCGTCACCAGCAGGGTGGCCACCACATAGACATTGGACAGATCGGCCCAGAGCAGCGAGCCGCCGACAATGCCGGTGAGGATCATCAGGCCCCCCATGGTCGGCGTTCCGGCCTTCTTGAAATGCGTCTGCGGCCCGTCGGCGCGGATCGGCTGGCCCTTGCCCTGGCGGATGCGCAGGGAGGCGATCATGCGCGGCCCGAACAGGAAGACGATCAGCGCGGAGGTGAACAGCGCGGCCCC is a window encoding:
- the murD gene encoding UDP-N-acetylmuramoyl-L-alanine--D-glutamate ligase is translated as MIPVTTFSGRKVALFGLGGSGLATARALVAGGAEVTAWDDNPDSVEKARLADIPTRDLREIDWPAQAAFVLSPGVPLTHPKPHWSADLARAHGVDIIGDVELFVRERRAHAPDCPFIAITGTNGKSTTTALIAHILKASGRDTQLGGNIGTAVLTLDPPAPERFYVVECSSYQIDLAPTINPSAGILLNLTPDHLDRHGTMQHYADVKERLVAGAGIAIVGVDDSYCTLIADRIERAGVRVKRISRRNVVADGFYAEGARIMMAEQGAATQIADLAGIDTLKGGHNAQNAAAAIAACLAVGLTAEDIRSGLASFPGLKHRMQPVGRLGRVTFINDSKATNADAAAPALSSYDRIYWIAGGLPKAGGIASLAPLFPRIVKAYLIGEAAPEFAATLGESVAFEISGTLDKAVAHASADAQAAGEDVVVMLSPACASFDQFRNFEVRGEAFVSRVAELQGVAMLVAPEQGI
- the murG gene encoding undecaprenyldiphospho-muramoylpentapeptide beta-N-acetylglucosaminyltransferase; this translates as MSTGLIMLAAGGTGGHLFPAEALGHELRRRGYAVHLITDKRAERFAGGFPADEVHIVPSATFGSKNPVAVARSLWTLWTGMRAARRLIARLKPQAVIGFGGYPTVPPLLAATGLGVPSMIHEQNAVMGRANRALASRVQAIAGGFLADDSGPHAAKTIMTGNPVRPAVLAAAATPYQASRDGESFRLVVFGGSQGAQFFARTVPTAVALLPEEARARLRLTLQARPEDREQVDSCAAKLHLSADIAPFFTDMAERMAAAHLILSRSGASTVSEISVIGRPAILVPYPFALDHDQAANAAALVKVGGAEVIAQAKLSPERLSAMILSAMREPDRLAAMAEAARQAGRPNATALLADMVVAIAERQSISNLKGVA
- the mraY gene encoding phospho-N-acetylmuramoyl-pentapeptide-transferase, giving the protein MLIWLVELANSFQIFNLFRYITFRTGAALFTSALIVFLFGPRMIASLRIRQGKGQPIRADGPQTHFKKAGTPTMGGLMILTGIVGGSLLWADLSNVYVVATLLVTLGFGAIGFYDDYLKVTKQTEKGFSGKARLGIEFVIAAIAVYFMMRVSVANSPPGSALGTSVAFPFFKDLLLNLGIFFVLFGGFVIVAAGNAVNLTDGLDGLAIVPVMIAAVSFGVIAYLSGNAVFAGYLQINFVPGTGELAVILGAVIGAGLGFLWFNAPPAAIFMGDTGSLALGGLIGSVAVATKHEIVMAIIGGLFVMETLSVIIQVGFFKLTGRRVFLMAPIHHHFEKLGWTESQVVIRFWIIAVGLAMLGLSTLKLR
- the ftsW gene encoding putative lipid II flippase FtsW, with translation MVSRADRGALADWFWTIDRFFLATFVLLMGLGFMLSFAASPPVAERIGLSSFYFVEKHAIFLLPSLLVMIGLSFLSPRQVRRAAVIILVASIVMMVLALFFGVEIKGSRRWFNIGSFGLQPSEFMKPAFVVVCAWLFAEHARQPEIPGNLFAIILFGIVGALLVAQPDLGQTILTSAVWGSMFFMAGMPWLWIILLGGLGAGGLVSAYYVFPHVAGRIDRFMTGEGDTFQVDTAREAIIRGSWFGQGPGEGVVKRILPDSHTDFIFSVAAEEFGIIFCMTLVAIFAFIVIRGLSLAYRERNDFNRFAVAGLVLQIGIQSMINIGVNLELMPAKGMTLPLISYGGSSMIAICITAGFILALTRHRPEKRAQERSLFRISHGIPAE